Proteins from one Oscillatoria nigro-viridis PCC 7112 genomic window:
- a CDS encoding type II toxin-antitoxin system Phd/YefM family antitoxin: MPAISVEEAKQSLQAILEKVAKGEEVTIVQEGQVVARVVPPLSKEQRLARRKAFRNSINVKGEPMSATVIRLREEARY; encoded by the coding sequence ATGCCTGCGATTAGCGTTGAAGAAGCCAAGCAGAGTCTGCAAGCCATCTTGGAAAAGGTGGCCAAAGGAGAAGAAGTGACGATCGTACAGGAAGGCCAAGTAGTAGCTCGCGTAGTCCCGCCGCTATCCAAGGAGCAGCGGTTAGCTAGGCGTAAAGCATTCCGAAACTCCATTAATGTCAAGGGCGAGCCGATGAGTGCAACAGTCATTAGGCTAAGGGAGGAAGCACGGTATTGA
- a CDS encoding T4 RnlA family RNA ligase translates to MELQDYLRQHGLETLSETYHIKVTRHRQEPDLVCLKYSQIESPLGEKIVQQCRGIILDSSQDWQIVSYPYDKFFNYGEIHAAAIDWKNAKVYEKLDGSLTVLYFYKEEWRVQSSGTPDATGEVNGFGFSFAELFWKVWQELGYQLPEETDKCFIFELMTPYNRIVVQQQKNQIVLHGVRNTQTLLETDPSLSANKYGWELVASYPLTSWKEVIEAAQHLDPMDSEGYIICDANFNRVKVKSPQYVAISHLREGFSTRRLIEIVLTNEGEEFLAYFPEWSELYQKVKDKYQSLVEEIEAAYRQHEHIEVQKDFALAVKHLPYSGILFSLRARRVAGVKEALRDVNIYKIEELLGLDYIHLGL, encoded by the coding sequence GTGGAACTGCAAGATTATTTACGCCAGCACGGATTGGAAACCTTGTCCGAAACTTATCATATCAAAGTTACCCGCCACCGCCAAGAACCCGATCTAGTCTGTCTGAAATACTCGCAGATAGAATCTCCCTTGGGCGAAAAAATAGTCCAGCAGTGCCGAGGCATTATTTTAGATTCATCTCAAGATTGGCAGATAGTTTCTTATCCCTACGACAAATTTTTTAATTACGGAGAAATTCACGCCGCTGCAATTGATTGGAAAAATGCCAAAGTTTATGAAAAACTAGACGGTTCTCTGACTGTACTGTATTTTTACAAGGAAGAATGGAGAGTGCAATCTAGCGGCACTCCCGACGCCACGGGCGAAGTTAACGGTTTTGGGTTCAGCTTTGCCGAACTGTTTTGGAAAGTCTGGCAAGAATTGGGATATCAATTGCCGGAAGAAACCGATAAATGTTTTATCTTTGAGTTGATGACGCCTTACAATAGAATAGTTGTCCAGCAACAAAAAAATCAAATCGTGCTGCACGGGGTTCGCAACACTCAAACTCTGCTAGAAACAGACCCGAGTCTTTCGGCTAATAAATACGGCTGGGAATTGGTCGCATCCTATCCTTTAACTAGCTGGAAAGAAGTTATCGAAGCGGCTCAACATTTAGACCCGATGGATTCGGAAGGGTATATTATCTGCGATGCTAACTTCAACAGAGTTAAAGTAAAGTCTCCGCAATATGTCGCGATTTCCCATCTGCGCGAAGGGTTTTCGACCCGCCGCCTGATAGAAATTGTTTTAACTAATGAAGGAGAAGAGTTTTTAGCTTATTTTCCTGAGTGGAGTGAGTTGTATCAAAAAGTTAAGGACAAATATCAATCTTTGGTTGAAGAAATCGAGGCAGCTTACCGACAGCACGAACATATCGAAGTTCAGAAAGATTTTGCATTAGCTGTGAAACATTTGCCGTATTCCGGGATTTTGTTTTCTTTGCGCGCCCGAAGAGTTGCGGGAGTGAAAGAAGCTCTCCGTGATGTTAATATCTATAAAATAGAGGAGCTATTGGGTTTAGATTACATCCACCTAGGATTGTGA